One genomic segment of Paenibacillus sp. FSL H8-0332 includes these proteins:
- a CDS encoding anti-sigma factor, producing MSEHNEELCELAELYTLGALTAEEMQQFAAHAAKCTECRELVEEYQQVLNHLPLASEPVDPPSGMKDRILSRVLESGNAGAPAARTETSLNIQPVAERATDREPAKTPQAEQGLPQFSIPEPKRTRFRGFLSLGLAVAVLLLVVYTGQLRGNVAELKQQLASGTGPLQGLKVNEAVALSPAGEGITAKGTATIVADPTGTHLVLQAEDLPELTGTEVYQVWLIKGDSPVNAGTFISQGGNGALYYSFDPKAYDTIAVTLEPDGAGETPRGKKILAAPIKKG from the coding sequence ATGAGTGAACACAATGAGGAACTCTGTGAATTGGCCGAATTATATACGCTGGGCGCACTGACGGCAGAGGAAATGCAGCAATTCGCTGCCCATGCGGCAAAATGCACGGAATGCAGGGAGCTGGTAGAGGAATACCAGCAGGTACTTAACCATCTTCCGCTTGCCTCTGAGCCGGTAGACCCGCCCTCCGGTATGAAGGATCGCATCCTGTCACGGGTACTGGAGTCCGGGAATGCGGGTGCACCGGCAGCCCGAACGGAGACCAGCCTGAATATTCAGCCTGTTGCAGAGCGGGCTACGGATCGTGAGCCGGCGAAGACTCCTCAGGCAGAGCAGGGCTTGCCCCAGTTCAGCATCCCGGAGCCCAAGAGAACCCGCTTCAGAGGGTTCCTAAGCCTTGGACTGGCTGTTGCTGTGCTGCTCTTGGTGGTCTATACTGGCCAGCTGCGCGGAAATGTAGCGGAGCTGAAGCAGCAGCTGGCCTCCGGCACAGGACCGCTCCAGGGGCTTAAGGTGAATGAGGCGGTAGCGCTTAGCCCGGCAGGAGAGGGAATTACCGCCAAGGGCACAGCAACGATTGTCGCAGACCCTACCGGCACCCACCTTGTGCTTCAGGCAGAAGATCTGCCGGAGCTTACCGGCACCGAGGTCTATCAGGTATGGCTGATCAAAGGGGACTCGCCGGTAAATGCGGGCACCTTCATCTCACAGGGCGGAAACGGAGCACTGTATTATTCGTTTGACCCGAAGGCTTATGATACCATCGCCGTTACGCTGGAGCCGGATGGCGCGGGAGAGACCCCGCGCGGGAAGAAGATTCTCGCAGCGCCGATTAAGAAGGGGTAG
- a CDS encoding sigma-70 family RNA polymerase sigma factor: MNDTADDKQLILLIAQKDSNALELLYDRYERVIYSFAYQIVKDSMAAEEVMQELFLRLWKNAGQIDFGKGKLLTWMFAVTRNLAIDYLRKRDARLPRQSGDSGNLEQVQDHSTLTEDLVELQMAGEQIREALLGLSRDQQQVMDMIYYQGYTQQEVAQLAAIPLGTVKGRVRLAMKQLHKSLRHWGRRDHAHE; this comes from the coding sequence TTGAATGACACAGCTGACGATAAGCAGTTAATTCTGCTTATTGCACAGAAAGACTCGAATGCCCTCGAACTGCTCTATGACCGGTATGAACGGGTCATCTATAGCTTTGCTTACCAGATCGTGAAGGATTCGATGGCTGCTGAGGAGGTTATGCAGGAGCTGTTCCTGCGCCTGTGGAAGAATGCAGGGCAGATTGACTTCGGCAAGGGTAAGCTGCTCACCTGGATGTTCGCAGTGACCCGCAATCTGGCGATCGATTATCTCCGCAAGCGGGATGCCAGGCTGCCTCGTCAATCTGGCGATTCCGGGAATCTGGAGCAGGTTCAGGACCACAGCACGCTTACCGAAGATCTCGTTGAGCTGCAGATGGCGGGGGAACAGATCAGAGAGGCGCTGCTGGGATTAAGCCGCGACCAGCAGCAAGTAATGGATATGATCTATTATCAGGGCTATACCCAGCAGGAGGTAGCACAGCTTGCGGCTATCCCGCTGGGAACGGTCAAGGGAAGAGTCCGGCTGGCGATGAAGCAGCTTCACAAATCGTTACGGCACTGGGGAAGGAGGGATCATGCGCATGAGTGA
- the infC gene encoding translation initiation factor IF-3 yields the protein MAVLINEQIKAAEVELTGLKGEKLGTVSRSEALSKARAAGVDLVCTSLMSSPPPCSLVAKGKGKAAAQAARKGSTSRPQQGSGSSQEKVKELRFTAHIEEHDYDTKLRQADKHLRSGKPVQLVVKSSGSKEAAAAKAVLERLVADLKEAGTKASGLQTSGKGAQVRVNPHM from the coding sequence GTGGCCGTACTGATTAATGAACAGATTAAGGCAGCCGAGGTCGAGCTGACCGGGCTGAAGGGCGAGAAGCTCGGCACCGTATCCAGAAGCGAGGCGCTGTCCAAAGCCAGAGCCGCAGGGGTCGACCTGGTCTGCACCTCGCTGATGAGCAGCCCGCCGCCCTGCAGCCTGGTCGCCAAGGGCAAAGGCAAGGCGGCTGCGCAAGCTGCCCGCAAGGGCAGTACCAGCCGCCCGCAACAAGGCAGCGGGAGCAGCCAGGAGAAGGTGAAGGAGCTGCGCTTCACCGCTCATATTGAAGAGCATGACTACGACACGAAGCTGCGTCAGGCGGACAAGCATCTGCGCTCCGGCAAGCCGGTGCAGCTCGTTGTGAAGTCCTCCGGCTCCAAGGAAGCCGCCGCTGCGAAGGCAGTGCTGGAGCGGCTCGTGGCCGATCTGAAGGAAGCCGGAACCAAGGCCTCCGGCCTGCAGACTAGCGGCAAAGGCGCACAGGTTAGAGTTAATCCGCATATGTAA
- a CDS encoding IS3 family transposase, with the protein MADEAIKRGYSATLVLRIVEVQPSTYYAHKKRFLGLWSAPDAVVTSGRPIPAYSLTTGGLRVSDLQIEEWLSELVEGEENGYGYRNLAYALSVQQGLILNHKKAYRLCKKLGLLQKKPVRNLKYPRRLARNRVVTGPNQLWQIDIKYGYIHGYDRFFFIFDMIDVFDRCIVGYHVGASCTAKQVCATLREALGRRLQPGDPSPVIRSDNGPQFLSDVFGELCAETQRPLEHERIPPKTPNMNAYIESFHSILERDLYTKRYFETFEEAYEAVAVYINFYNERRFHGSLQRMSPKQYHAAWKAGKLKPIEIKL; encoded by the coding sequence CTGGCCGACGAAGCGATAAAGCGGGGTTATTCGGCTACACTGGTTCTACGTATCGTGGAGGTTCAACCTTCCACCTATTATGCGCATAAAAAACGTTTCCTGGGGCTTTGGAGTGCCCCGGATGCGGTCGTGACTTCGGGTCGTCCGATCCCCGCCTATTCCCTCACTACCGGCGGTCTGCGGGTCAGTGACCTACAGATCGAGGAGTGGCTGAGTGAGCTGGTAGAGGGCGAGGAGAACGGCTATGGCTACCGGAACCTGGCGTATGCCCTATCGGTCCAGCAGGGCTTAATCCTCAACCACAAGAAGGCGTACCGGCTGTGCAAGAAGCTCGGATTGCTTCAGAAAAAGCCGGTGAGGAACCTAAAATACCCTCGACGTTTAGCGCGAAATCGAGTGGTCACCGGCCCCAACCAACTCTGGCAGATTGACATTAAATATGGATACATTCATGGCTACGACCGCTTCTTTTTTATCTTTGATATGATTGATGTGTTTGACCGCTGTATCGTCGGCTACCACGTGGGCGCGAGCTGTACAGCGAAGCAAGTCTGTGCCACGTTAAGGGAGGCGCTGGGCCGACGTTTACAGCCTGGAGATCCCTCACCGGTGATCCGTTCCGATAACGGCCCGCAATTCCTAAGCGACGTCTTTGGCGAGCTGTGTGCGGAAACGCAGCGTCCTCTGGAGCATGAGCGGATTCCTCCAAAAACGCCGAATATGAACGCCTACATTGAGTCGTTTCACAGTATTTTGGAGAGAGATTTGTACACGAAAAGGTACTTTGAAACGTTTGAAGAAGCCTATGAAGCGGTCGCAGTTTATATTAATTTTTACAACGAGCGCCGTTTTCATGGCAGTTTGCAGCGCATGAGCCCCAAGCAATACCACGCCGCATGGAAAGCAGGCAAGCTAAAACCGATAGAAATAAAGCTGTAA
- a CDS encoding helix-turn-helix domain-containing protein — MRSNKLYDEQRIKVAQEAINGTKVSFLARKYSVSPSTIANWVKFYKERFGEEATPSVQERIEDAERVQDLETKMETAIKLLGEKDLEIELLRELLKKANPAYKTNSNWPTKR; from the coding sequence ATGAGAAGCAACAAGTTGTATGACGAACAGCGGATCAAAGTAGCCCAAGAAGCGATCAATGGAACCAAGGTTTCCTTCCTGGCCCGAAAGTATTCCGTCTCTCCCAGCACCATTGCCAATTGGGTGAAGTTCTACAAAGAACGATTTGGAGAAGAGGCCACTCCGTCCGTCCAAGAACGGATTGAAGATGCGGAGCGTGTCCAAGATCTGGAGACGAAGATGGAGACGGCCATTAAGTTATTGGGTGAAAAGGATCTGGAAATCGAACTGCTGCGTGAACTCTTAAAAAAAGCCAACCCCGCTTACAAGACAAACTCGAACTGGCCGACGAAGCGATAA
- a CDS encoding GNAT family N-acetyltransferase: MNLALSRMKLETERLIIRPYMESDLMASFELMQNPEVLAFMHMEVMPLHEYEGMFRWLMFSYHTPFELPFKYSFAICHKATGQLIGWCGVGVLEFRAPDAELYYLIGREHWGRGYATEAAAAMADYAFGVIGLEQLYAKADPLNTASLGVIQKLGFRMEQELAGLTGDYEDCNGELLHVLRKERFVERLHGGK; the protein is encoded by the coding sequence ATGAATCTGGCATTGTCCAGGATGAAGCTCGAAACGGAGCGGTTAATCATTCGTCCCTATATGGAAAGTGATCTGATGGCTTCGTTCGAGCTGATGCAGAACCCGGAGGTGCTGGCCTTCATGCATATGGAGGTCATGCCGCTGCATGAGTACGAGGGGATGTTCCGCTGGCTGATGTTCAGCTATCATACGCCGTTCGAGCTGCCGTTCAAGTATTCATTCGCCATCTGCCATAAGGCGACCGGCCAGCTGATCGGCTGGTGCGGGGTCGGCGTGCTGGAGTTCAGGGCGCCGGATGCGGAGCTGTATTATCTGATCGGGCGTGAACACTGGGGCCGGGGCTATGCTACCGAAGCTGCTGCGGCGATGGCGGACTATGCCTTCGGTGTAATCGGACTGGAGCAGTTATACGCCAAGGCAGATCCGCTCAATACCGCATCGCTCGGGGTAATCCAGAAGCTGGGCTTCCGGATGGAGCAGGAGCTGGCCGGATTGACTGGCGATTATGAGGACTGCAACGGTGAGCTGCTGCATGTGCTGAGGAAGGAGCGGTTTGTGGAGCGGCTTCATGGCGGGAAATGA
- a CDS encoding ABC transporter ATP-binding protein has translation MLKKCLVHLRGWAALYIVLGCAIQLLSSLGIVVFQRILDQAVAGTGFREILYGVVLYGLLLGLNVLLNYADEYPSAYLSNSITERLKIMALSKISRMDYSAYQNMGTGQMIKVIENGAAAGNSILFSFILKTLHELLPTILFSLLFISYYDLRIMLVIAGGYVVIFLLTNVLLKVLYRIKESVLMQQEAMSRYGVRGFMELVVFRTNKKYAQEIGRLNKAAQQIIRQSAKLQMIHESFFALFELFITVIKVIVLLYGVKNVVSGQASIGVMVALFMFIEKIYTPIAIFNVLFVGYKLNRVTYQRFEAFLNAPEDRNLEQGKALAQLQGSIEFKDVSFSYGEVQVLDRLSFSVAPGTSVALVGLSGSGKSTVIKLITGLLKKNGGQLLVDGTDIDELRLDSYYDHISYLSQDSPIFDTTIRGNMVFEQQVPDEELYAVLDKVHLKEKVLELPEKLETRVGERGLKLSGGERQRLAFARAILQKRNLIILDEPVSALDNITERSLMETVFAEFRHKTVIIIAHRLNFISGVDQILVMEQGRLAGEGDFDSLLRDCPSFSTLWNNGRGQTD, from the coding sequence ATGTTAAAGAAATGTCTTGTCCACCTCAGAGGGTGGGCCGCTCTGTATATAGTTCTCGGCTGTGCCATTCAGCTCTTAAGCAGTCTGGGTATTGTTGTCTTTCAGCGTATTCTGGATCAGGCGGTGGCGGGAACAGGCTTCCGTGAAATCCTATATGGGGTTGTCCTCTACGGGCTGCTGCTCGGCCTGAATGTCCTGCTGAATTATGCGGATGAATATCCCAGCGCCTATCTATCGAACAGCATCACGGAAAGACTGAAGATTATGGCCTTGTCCAAAATCTCCAGAATGGATTATTCCGCCTATCAGAACATGGGCACAGGCCAGATGATCAAGGTGATTGAGAACGGCGCGGCGGCCGGGAACAGCATTCTGTTCTCTTTTATCCTGAAGACGCTGCATGAGCTGCTGCCCACCATTCTCTTCAGCCTGCTCTTCATCAGCTACTATGACCTCAGAATCATGCTGGTGATTGCGGGCGGGTACGTGGTCATCTTCCTGTTAACGAATGTTCTGCTGAAAGTTCTCTACCGGATCAAGGAATCGGTGCTTATGCAGCAGGAGGCCATGTCCCGGTATGGGGTCCGCGGCTTCATGGAGCTGGTCGTCTTCCGCACCAACAAGAAGTACGCGCAGGAAATCGGCAGACTGAACAAGGCGGCACAGCAGATCATCAGGCAGAGTGCGAAGCTGCAGATGATTCATGAATCCTTCTTCGCCTTATTCGAATTATTCATTACGGTCATTAAGGTGATTGTGCTGTTGTACGGCGTGAAGAATGTGGTCTCCGGGCAGGCTTCTATCGGGGTCATGGTCGCGCTGTTCATGTTCATTGAGAAAATCTATACGCCAATCGCCATCTTCAACGTATTATTCGTCGGCTATAAGCTGAACCGGGTGACCTATCAGCGGTTCGAGGCATTCCTGAATGCCCCGGAGGACCGGAATCTGGAACAGGGCAAGGCGCTTGCGCAGCTACAGGGCAGCATCGAATTCAAGGACGTATCGTTCAGCTACGGAGAGGTGCAGGTGCTGGACCGGCTGTCCTTCTCAGTTGCGCCCGGAACCTCAGTGGCTCTGGTCGGCTTAAGCGGCAGCGGCAAGTCAACGGTCATTAAGCTGATTACGGGCCTGCTCAAAAAAAACGGCGGCCAGCTGCTGGTAGACGGCACGGATATCGATGAGCTGCGTCTGGACAGCTACTATGATCACATCTCTTACCTATCGCAGGACAGTCCGATCTTCGACACCACTATCCGGGGCAACATGGTGTTTGAGCAGCAGGTGCCGGATGAAGAGCTGTATGCGGTGCTGGACAAGGTTCACCTGAAGGAGAAGGTACTGGAGCTGCCGGAGAAGCTGGAGACGCGGGTTGGGGAGCGGGGGCTGAAGCTGTCGGGCGGGGAGCGGCAGCGGCTGGCTTTTGCCCGGGCGATCCTGCAAAAGCGGAATCTGATCATCCTCGATGAGCCGGTATCGGCCCTGGATAATATTACGGAGCGCAGCCTGATGGAGACGGTGTTCGCGGAGTTCAGGCATAAGACGGTCATTATTATCGCGCACCGGCTGAATTTCATCAGCGGCGTGGACCAGATTCTGGTCATGGAGCAAGGCAGGCTGGCGGGGGAAGGGGATTTCGATTCCCTGCTCCGGGACTGCCCGTCCTTCAGTACGCTGTGGAATAACGGCAGGGGGCAAACGGATTAA
- a CDS encoding tetratricopeptide repeat protein, producing MREELIAQLNAWHEADEYEEIVSRIKEVPTPLIDEELAVHLGRALNNLGRYREALKWFNKAADKGKKDPLWHFRVGYAHYYLDEYDQAIKAFKRANKLDPEDQDTLEFLEWSRSEKAALAAADEDSEDAEEASEADSAADADSDASPDEDSDAAKETKH from the coding sequence ATGAGAGAAGAATTAATCGCGCAATTGAACGCTTGGCATGAGGCGGACGAATATGAAGAGATCGTATCCCGCATCAAAGAGGTGCCGACACCGCTGATCGATGAAGAACTGGCGGTACATCTGGGCCGGGCGCTCAACAATCTGGGCCGCTACCGGGAAGCGCTTAAATGGTTCAATAAGGCAGCGGACAAGGGTAAAAAAGACCCGCTGTGGCATTTCCGTGTCGGCTACGCCCACTATTATCTGGACGAGTACGATCAGGCGATCAAGGCGTTCAAGAGGGCGAATAAGCTGGACCCTGAGGATCAGGATACCCTCGAATTCCTGGAATGGAGCCGCAGTGAGAAGGCGGCGCTGGCCGCTGCGGACGAGGATAGCGAGGATGCAGAAGAAGCTTCCGAAGCGGATTCCGCCGCAGATGCTGATTCAGATGCCAGTCCCGATGAAGATTCGGATGCGGCAAAAGAGACTAAGCACTAG